The DNA region TTTTCAATCACAGCAAATAATCAAAACAATGAGTTGAATTAATTGATAGAAATACTTTTATTCATAACTTAAATTTGATATTCTTAACTGAGTTAAATGTGCCGAGCCTAGGGTAGGTAAAACAAGCAAGTATGGGGGCCAAAATAATGCAGGCACGTCAAAATGCAATTCGACGGCGCAACAAAATAAGACATTGGTTATATGGCATCATTATTGGGTTATTTGTCGTATTGTTAGGTGTTTACAGTGTGATTGCGACCAGTTTGCGACCAATTAATCATGCAAACAAAGTTTACAGTGAATTGGTATTGCAAAAGAAAAAGTTAAAGCAAGTTGATCAATTTTATTGGAGTAGTCGTAAAAAAACGTATTACACACTGATTGGTAAAAATTCAAAAGGACAAACGACTGGGGTCATTGTTTCGGCAAAAACGAAGAAAATGACGGTCATTAATATGTCGGATGGCCTCTCATATCAGCAAATTAAACAAAAAGTGGTTAGGCAATATCAACCACAAAAAATTACAAATGTAGGTATGAGTCTGTATCAGCATGTACCAGTATGGGAAGTTAA from Weissella diestrammenae includes:
- a CDS encoding DUF5590 domain-containing protein, whose amino-acid sequence is MQARQNAIRRRNKIRHWLYGIIIGLFVVLLGVYSVIATSLRPINHANKVYSELVLQKKKLKQVDQFYWSSRKKTYYTLIGKNSKGQTTGVIVSAKTKKMTVINMSDGLSYQQIKQKVVRQYQPQKITNVGMSLYQHVPVWEVKFIDRNGMLNFITIQFSNGKVVRTIRNL